In Arthrobacter sp. B3I9, the following are encoded in one genomic region:
- a CDS encoding GTP pyrophosphokinase family protein, with the protein MASNWERLDPSQRESVQENVELYERLRPALKLVTREVLLTLRSMLKGTEVTPLFVTGRTKTVESFREKISRTEKPLEPGGPPVLKFPDPFRTLNDMVGIRVITKLPAENAVVANLIKRQRQLFDCRGDREKDIGSIESGTYGYSSRHLILRTIQNEAVKAYQQLLNPDIPPNGSYFFECQIRTVFAHAWSEIEHDIRFKAKDPRAWTPQFDRQFTATAAMLETVEGAFSDLHDRYEEVRSYWDMDGEGAAQLTPNRIRDVWRTLLPHVDRKVDDDWGWAAELMAAHGLNQTVQLAGLLSANRITEVRQALDHRYSPGPDRLLDDLLLWQYGTQHIDLTAEPADVVPHPRRDSLLRRLKQLERYRLTQA; encoded by the coding sequence ATGGCGAGCAACTGGGAACGGCTTGACCCGAGCCAGCGGGAATCCGTGCAGGAAAATGTGGAACTGTACGAGCGGCTCCGTCCTGCCCTGAAACTTGTCACCCGGGAGGTCTTGCTCACGCTGCGCAGCATGCTCAAGGGCACCGAGGTGACCCCGCTGTTCGTCACGGGCCGCACCAAGACGGTGGAATCCTTCCGTGAAAAGATCTCCCGGACGGAGAAGCCCCTGGAGCCGGGCGGGCCGCCGGTCCTGAAGTTCCCGGACCCCTTTCGGACGCTCAATGACATGGTGGGCATCCGGGTTATCACCAAGCTCCCGGCGGAAAACGCGGTGGTAGCCAACCTGATCAAGCGCCAGCGACAGCTCTTCGATTGCCGGGGGGACCGAGAAAAGGACATCGGCTCGATCGAATCGGGCACCTACGGCTACTCCAGCCGGCACCTGATCCTTCGGACCATCCAGAACGAGGCGGTCAAGGCCTACCAGCAGCTCTTGAACCCGGACATCCCGCCCAACGGCAGCTACTTCTTCGAGTGCCAGATCCGGACGGTGTTCGCGCACGCGTGGAGCGAGATCGAGCACGACATCCGCTTCAAGGCCAAGGATCCCCGCGCCTGGACCCCGCAGTTCGACCGGCAGTTCACCGCCACGGCGGCGATGCTCGAAACAGTGGAGGGGGCCTTCTCGGATCTGCACGACCGCTACGAGGAAGTCCGCAGCTACTGGGACATGGACGGTGAAGGCGCTGCCCAGCTCACCCCCAACCGGATCCGGGACGTCTGGCGGACTCTGCTGCCGCACGTGGACCGGAAGGTCGACGACGACTGGGGCTGGGCGGCAGAACTGATGGCGGCGCATGGGCTGAACCAGACCGTCCAGCTCGCCGGGCTGCTCAGCGCAAACCGCATCACCGAGGTCCGCCAGGCCCTTGACCACCGCTACTCCCCCGGCCCCGACCGGCTCCTGGATGACCTGCTGCTCTGGCAGTACGGCACCCAGCACATCGACCTCACCGCCGAACCGGCCGACGTCGTACCCCACCCCCGCCGCGATAGCCTGCTGCGGCGGCTCAAGCAGCTCGAACGGTACCGCCTGACGCAGGCGTAG
- a CDS encoding DUF1540 domain-containing protein: MTTHVADCTVSNCSFNDHTHCNAAAITVGGTEDHASCATFIDTGTHGGLPKVLADVGACQRAECVHNDHLMCKAPEVHVGPGADNADCLTYAHR; the protein is encoded by the coding sequence ATGACAACGCACGTGGCAGACTGCACTGTTTCCAACTGCTCCTTCAACGACCATACGCACTGCAACGCCGCGGCCATCACCGTCGGCGGGACCGAAGACCATGCGTCCTGCGCCACCTTCATCGACACCGGCACCCACGGCGGGTTGCCCAAGGTTCTCGCGGATGTCGGCGCGTGCCAGCGTGCCGAGTGCGTCCACAACGACCACCTGATGTGCAAGGCTCCGGAGGTGCACGTAGGCCCGGGCGCGGACAACGCCGACTGCCTCACCTACGCGCACCGATAG
- a CDS encoding protein-tyrosine phosphatase family protein — protein MAQTWEPGHAGVLRLPSGRLIRGRGLWAPSPGEPQPEFGLYLLGQRPRPVGWDFRWVRWPDLRLPADDADALDALQEAWCRSESERVEVACWAGRGRTGTALACIAVLDGVPPAEAVDFVRKHYRRGAVETPWQRAYVRRFRGRQT, from the coding sequence ATGGCACAGACGTGGGAGCCGGGCCATGCCGGTGTGCTCCGTCTTCCCTCCGGACGCCTCATCCGGGGCAGGGGGCTATGGGCGCCGTCGCCGGGAGAGCCGCAGCCGGAGTTCGGGCTGTACCTGCTGGGCCAGCGGCCGCGCCCGGTTGGGTGGGACTTCCGCTGGGTTCGCTGGCCGGACCTCCGCCTGCCCGCGGACGATGCTGATGCCTTGGACGCCCTCCAGGAAGCCTGGTGCCGCTCGGAAAGCGAGCGGGTCGAGGTGGCATGCTGGGCCGGCCGCGGCCGGACCGGCACCGCCCTTGCCTGCATCGCAGTCCTCGACGGCGTCCCTCCGGCGGAGGCCGTCGATTTCGTCCGCAAGCACTACCGCCGGGGCGCTGTGGAAACACCGTGGCAACGGGCCTACGTCCGCCGCTTCCGGGGCCGGCAGACGTAA
- a CDS encoding bile acid:sodium symporter family protein has product MLEATKSTQSAPEASAEAVPVNPALAAEAKIARIAVTVFPLLVVVAGVAGYLMPGAFKPLGPSVPYFLGIIMFCMGLTLTPPDFASVAKRPWAVVLGIVAHYVIMPGAGWLIAVALNLPPELAVGLILVGCAPSGTASNVMAFLAKGDVALSVAVASVSTLIAPVVTPLLVLFLAGSYLQIDAAGMFLDIVKTVLVPVIAGLLARLFLKKLVARVLPVLPWASAVVISLIVAIVVAGSASKIVAAGGIVFLAVVLHNGFGLGLGYLAGKLGRLDDKARRALAFEVGMQNSGLAATLATAHFSPLTALPSAVFSLWHNISGAIVAAWLARRPLRDA; this is encoded by the coding sequence ATGCTTGAGGCAACTAAATCCACCCAGTCCGCTCCGGAAGCCAGCGCCGAAGCTGTCCCGGTCAACCCCGCCCTCGCCGCCGAGGCCAAGATCGCCCGGATCGCGGTCACTGTCTTTCCGCTGCTCGTAGTCGTAGCAGGGGTTGCCGGTTACCTGATGCCGGGTGCCTTCAAGCCGCTCGGCCCGAGCGTGCCGTACTTTCTGGGCATCATCATGTTCTGCATGGGCCTGACCCTGACCCCGCCCGACTTCGCCTCCGTGGCCAAGCGTCCGTGGGCCGTGGTCCTCGGAATCGTGGCGCACTACGTCATCATGCCCGGGGCCGGCTGGCTGATCGCCGTCGCCCTGAACCTGCCCCCGGAACTGGCCGTCGGGCTGATCCTGGTCGGTTGCGCGCCTTCGGGCACCGCGTCCAACGTGATGGCCTTCCTGGCCAAGGGCGACGTCGCCCTGTCCGTCGCCGTCGCTTCGGTCTCCACGCTCATCGCGCCGGTGGTGACGCCGCTGCTGGTATTGTTCCTGGCCGGCTCCTACCTGCAGATCGACGCCGCGGGCATGTTCCTGGACATCGTCAAGACCGTCCTGGTGCCGGTGATCGCCGGCCTGCTGGCCCGCCTGTTCCTCAAGAAGCTCGTCGCCAGGGTGCTTCCGGTGCTGCCCTGGGCCTCCGCCGTCGTGATCTCCCTGATCGTGGCGATCGTGGTGGCCGGCAGTGCCAGCAAGATCGTCGCCGCCGGCGGGATCGTCTTCCTCGCCGTGGTGCTGCACAACGGGTTCGGACTGGGACTGGGGTACCTCGCGGGCAAGCTGGGCCGCCTGGATGACAAGGCCCGCCGCGCGCTGGCCTTCGAGGTCGGCATGCAGAACTCGGGGCTGGCTGCGACCCTGGCGACGGCGCACTTCAGCCCGCTGACCGCGCTTCCGTCCGCGGTGTTCTCGCTCTGGCACAACATCTCCGGCGCGATCGTCGCCGCGTGGCTGGCCCGGCGTCCGCTCCGCGACGCCTAA
- a CDS encoding thiamine pyrophosphate-requiring protein, with translation MAERVVADLIVERLKAWGVDRVFGYSGDGINGFMGALRRAKEDIEFVQARHEETAAFMAVGHAKYTGGVGVVTSTQGPGAVHLLNGLYDAKLDGVPVVAIVGQQARTVLGSAYMQEIDLGTLFKDVAAQFAQLVSTPEQLPMVLDRAFRTALATRSPCVVIVPHDIQSAPAPELEQKHGIVVTAPAWGTAAAVARDEDLDAAAEILNAGQKVALLVGQGARHAQEEVVAIAEKLGAGIATSLLGKPYVNEALPFAAGTMGHLGSTASAHLLGNCDTLLIIGSNDPWTEFYPPPGAARAVQIDIDERKIGNRYPVEAGLPGDAARTITALLGRLRQRESTPWRQDVENEVRNWHRLRAERADVPAQGVNPERVVRELNGRLPDNAMVSVDVGSCVYWYARQLALPPGVPAHLSGTLASMGCSIPYGLAAKLANPDRPLVALSGDGAMQMAGIAELITVAHRWRDWQDPRFVVCVFNNRDLAEVTWEQRESEVEPRFRDSQELPDFPFAGYGELLGLQGIRVEAPEQLADAWERALAADRPVVLEVMTDPDIPLLPPFPAGGEKAENMRTALAAEGEEGAGAARLLDTYTAQEEEEQ, from the coding sequence ATGGCCGAACGAGTCGTCGCTGATCTGATCGTCGAGCGTCTGAAAGCGTGGGGCGTGGACCGCGTCTTCGGCTACAGCGGTGATGGCATCAACGGCTTCATGGGGGCCCTGCGGCGGGCCAAAGAGGACATCGAGTTCGTCCAGGCGCGGCACGAGGAGACAGCGGCCTTCATGGCTGTGGGGCACGCCAAATACACGGGCGGGGTGGGCGTGGTGACCTCCACCCAGGGTCCCGGCGCGGTCCACCTCCTCAACGGCCTTTACGATGCCAAGCTCGACGGCGTCCCCGTGGTCGCGATCGTCGGGCAGCAGGCGCGCACCGTGCTGGGTTCGGCCTATATGCAGGAGATTGACCTCGGCACGCTGTTCAAGGATGTCGCGGCCCAGTTCGCGCAGCTGGTGAGCACTCCGGAGCAGCTCCCCATGGTCCTGGATCGGGCTTTCCGGACAGCCCTGGCCACCCGCTCCCCCTGCGTCGTGATCGTTCCGCATGACATCCAGTCCGCTCCGGCCCCGGAGCTGGAGCAGAAGCACGGGATCGTGGTGACCGCGCCGGCGTGGGGCACCGCGGCGGCAGTCGCCCGCGACGAGGACCTGGACGCCGCCGCGGAAATCCTCAACGCAGGACAAAAAGTGGCGCTGCTGGTGGGGCAGGGCGCCCGGCACGCCCAGGAGGAAGTCGTGGCCATCGCCGAGAAGCTCGGCGCCGGGATCGCGACCAGCCTGCTGGGCAAACCGTACGTCAATGAAGCGCTGCCCTTCGCGGCCGGGACCATGGGACATCTGGGCAGCACCGCGAGCGCGCATCTGCTGGGCAACTGCGACACCCTGCTGATCATCGGCTCCAACGACCCCTGGACGGAGTTCTATCCGCCGCCCGGCGCTGCCCGTGCCGTGCAGATCGACATCGACGAGCGCAAGATCGGCAACCGCTACCCGGTGGAGGCCGGCCTGCCCGGAGACGCCGCCCGCACCATCACCGCCCTTCTGGGCAGGCTCCGGCAAAGGGAGTCCACGCCGTGGCGGCAGGACGTCGAAAACGAGGTACGCAACTGGCACCGGCTCCGCGCTGAGCGGGCTGACGTGCCGGCGCAGGGCGTCAATCCGGAACGCGTCGTCCGGGAGCTGAACGGGCGGCTGCCTGACAACGCCATGGTGAGCGTCGACGTCGGCAGTTGCGTGTACTGGTACGCCCGCCAGCTGGCGCTCCCGCCGGGCGTGCCGGCGCACCTGTCCGGAACGCTGGCAAGCATGGGCTGTTCCATCCCCTACGGGCTGGCCGCGAAGCTTGCCAACCCGGACCGGCCGCTCGTGGCGCTGTCCGGTGATGGCGCCATGCAGATGGCCGGTATCGCGGAACTGATCACCGTGGCCCACCGGTGGCGCGACTGGCAGGATCCGCGCTTTGTGGTCTGCGTCTTCAACAACCGCGACCTGGCCGAAGTGACATGGGAGCAACGCGAAAGCGAGGTCGAGCCGAGGTTCCGGGACAGCCAGGAACTGCCGGACTTCCCCTTCGCGGGCTACGGTGAACTGCTCGGCCTGCAAGGCATCAGGGTCGAGGCGCCGGAGCAGCTCGCCGACGCGTGGGAACGCGCCCTCGCAGCGGACCGGCCGGTGGTGCTCGAGGTCATGACCGATCCCGATATTCCGCTGCTGCCACCGTTCCCCGCGGGCGGCGAGAAGGCAGAGAACATGCGGACCGCCCTTGCAGCGGAAGGCGAAGAAGGCGCCGGCGCGGCCCGGCTGCTGGACACGTACACCGCCCAGGAGGAGGAAGAGCAGTAG
- a CDS encoding antibiotic biosynthesis monooxygenase has product MSVYTLGIWLVHPGRENDFVQAWRDLARKTQEDFPHANAVLMHDQDVPNRFISTGPWESIEQIEQWRASAMFTQGVEAMKDMLEHFEPHTLDEAASIGRDTA; this is encoded by the coding sequence GTGTCGGTTTATACGCTCGGAATCTGGTTGGTCCACCCGGGCCGTGAGAACGATTTCGTGCAGGCCTGGCGGGATCTCGCGAGGAAGACCCAGGAGGACTTCCCGCATGCCAACGCCGTGCTGATGCACGACCAGGATGTCCCGAACCGGTTCATCAGCACGGGACCGTGGGAGTCAATCGAGCAGATTGAGCAGTGGCGGGCGTCCGCGATGTTCACGCAGGGCGTCGAGGCCATGAAGGACATGCTGGAACATTTTGAGCCGCACACTTTGGACGAGGCGGCCAGCATCGGCCGGGATACGGCCTAA
- a CDS encoding PLP-dependent aminotransferase family protein, which yields MNNDSSSRIAARLQEWIAGAPPGSRLPSTRSLVAEYQASPVTVQKALQALTAHGLIESRPGVGTFVRAARTARPSDYGWQTAALGSPKTPPRSASTTMRSTTNDAIAFHSGYPDRDLLPERLVRAALARASRSDAALSRPPAAGLPEMQSWFAHELAASTPAGATPPAPSDVVVLPGSQSGLSSIFRALVGHGQPLLIESPTYWGAILAAGHAGVRVVPVPSGTDGPDPEELARAFEESGARTFYAQPNYANPTGAQWPARRREQVLDVVRANGAFLVEDDWAHDFGISTASEPIAARDDSGHVIYLRSLTKSVSPAIRVAAVIARGPARERILAERAAESMYVSGLLQAAALDVVTQPGWQTHLRGLRHQLQSRRDLLVTSLRELAPQAHIDRVPKGGLNLWARLPDGTDLEQLTRTCEDAGVIIAAGTEWFPAEPEGPFIRLTYAGPNPGAFREGARILGRALRGASR from the coding sequence ATGAATAACGATAGCAGTTCGCGGATTGCGGCGCGACTGCAGGAATGGATCGCAGGGGCCCCGCCCGGGTCCCGGCTGCCGTCCACGCGCTCCCTTGTTGCCGAGTATCAGGCCAGCCCCGTGACGGTGCAGAAGGCTCTTCAGGCCCTCACCGCGCATGGCCTGATCGAGAGCCGCCCGGGCGTGGGGACCTTTGTACGGGCTGCCCGCACGGCAAGGCCGTCAGACTACGGCTGGCAGACCGCGGCACTGGGTTCGCCTAAGACGCCGCCCCGCTCGGCCTCCACCACGATGCGGAGCACAACGAATGACGCCATCGCGTTCCACTCGGGTTACCCGGACCGGGACCTCCTGCCGGAGCGGCTCGTGCGGGCGGCACTCGCCCGCGCCTCCCGGAGCGATGCCGCCCTGTCGCGTCCCCCGGCGGCGGGGCTTCCCGAGATGCAGTCCTGGTTTGCGCACGAACTGGCCGCGTCGACTCCGGCCGGGGCCACTCCGCCGGCCCCAAGCGACGTCGTCGTGCTGCCGGGAAGCCAGAGCGGGCTCAGCTCGATCTTCCGGGCGCTGGTGGGCCACGGGCAGCCCCTGCTGATCGAATCTCCCACCTACTGGGGGGCAATCCTGGCCGCCGGCCACGCCGGCGTCCGCGTCGTCCCGGTACCCAGCGGGACCGACGGTCCGGACCCGGAGGAGCTGGCGCGGGCCTTCGAGGAAAGCGGTGCCCGTACTTTCTACGCCCAGCCCAACTATGCGAACCCTACCGGCGCACAATGGCCCGCCCGCCGGCGCGAACAGGTACTCGACGTCGTCCGGGCGAACGGCGCTTTCCTCGTCGAGGACGACTGGGCGCACGATTTCGGGATAAGCACCGCTTCCGAACCCATCGCAGCCCGGGACGATTCCGGCCACGTCATCTACCTTCGCTCGCTCACAAAGAGCGTCTCCCCGGCCATCCGTGTGGCGGCGGTGATCGCCCGCGGCCCGGCGCGCGAACGCATTCTTGCCGAACGCGCAGCGGAGTCCATGTACGTCAGCGGCCTCCTCCAGGCCGCCGCGCTCGACGTCGTCACCCAGCCCGGGTGGCAGACGCATCTGCGCGGCCTGCGCCACCAGCTGCAGTCCCGCCGCGACCTCCTGGTCACGAGCCTGCGGGAACTCGCCCCGCAGGCCCACATCGACAGAGTCCCCAAGGGCGGCCTCAACCTCTGGGCGCGCCTGCCCGACGGGACGGACCTCGAACAGCTCACCCGCACGTGCGAGGACGCGGGTGTCATCATCGCCGCGGGCACCGAGTGGTTCCCGGCAGAACCGGAAGGACCGTTCATCCGGCTCACTTACGCCGGACCCAATCCCGGTGCCTTCCGTGAGGGGGCGCGCATCCTCGGCCGGGCCCTTCGAGGCGCCAGCCGCTAA
- a CDS encoding DMT family transporter, with the protein MRDNSSATILMRPPLPTREPTGLWWGLLGVAAFSFTVPFTRVAVGALSPLFVGSARAAIAAVLAAFALALARQRLPRGVQWARLAVVAGGIVVGFPLLTSFALTTAPATHGAVVIALLPAATASAAVLRAGERPPLAFWIVTAVGALAAIVFAFTQSGGFGQLHWADLLLLGAVMAAAVGYAEGGLLARELGSWQTVSWALILASPLMVFLTAVSAAGQLPSGAPVHWAALAYLGVVSMFLGFFAWYRGLAVGPMARVSQIQLIQPVLSICWAGLLLGESLTWTTIIGGLAVILCAGIAVRVRLGPPPRKP; encoded by the coding sequence ATGAGAGACAATAGTAGCGCTACTATCCTTATGCGGCCACCGCTACCCACGCGGGAGCCGACCGGGCTCTGGTGGGGCCTGCTGGGGGTGGCGGCTTTTTCGTTCACCGTTCCCTTCACCCGTGTGGCGGTCGGGGCCCTGTCGCCGCTGTTCGTCGGGTCCGCCCGTGCGGCCATAGCCGCCGTCCTTGCTGCGTTCGCCCTTGCGCTCGCCCGGCAGCGCCTCCCCCGTGGGGTGCAGTGGGCGCGGCTGGCGGTGGTGGCCGGCGGCATTGTCGTCGGCTTCCCGCTACTGACATCCTTCGCGCTGACCACCGCGCCCGCCACCCACGGCGCCGTGGTCATCGCCCTGCTCCCGGCCGCTACGGCGTCGGCCGCGGTTCTCCGCGCCGGCGAGCGTCCGCCACTGGCGTTCTGGATCGTCACGGCCGTCGGGGCTCTGGCGGCAATCGTTTTCGCCTTCACGCAGTCCGGCGGCTTCGGCCAGCTGCACTGGGCGGATCTGCTGCTCCTCGGCGCCGTCATGGCCGCCGCCGTCGGCTACGCGGAAGGCGGCCTGCTCGCCCGGGAGCTGGGCTCCTGGCAGACGGTGTCCTGGGCGCTCATCCTCGCCTCCCCGCTGATGGTGTTCCTGACGGCAGTCTCGGCTGCAGGGCAGTTACCGTCGGGCGCGCCGGTCCACTGGGCCGCGCTGGCCTACCTCGGTGTCGTCAGCATGTTCCTCGGCTTCTTCGCCTGGTACCGCGGCCTGGCGGTCGGACCGATGGCCCGGGTGAGCCAGATCCAACTCATCCAGCCCGTACTGAGCATCTGCTGGGCCGGACTCCTGCTGGGCGAGTCGCTGACCTGGACCACCATTATCGGCGGCCTCGCCGTCATCCTCTGCGCCGGAATCGCGGTCCGCGTCCGGCTCGGGCCTCCGCCTCGCAAACCCTGA
- a CDS encoding FMN-binding negative transcriptional regulator — protein sequence MYTPSHFAASTDAVRNLLARPAAANLITMTPHGLLATLLPFTFDPSVGDLGALHGHLARNNTQWSEPVTGEALVIVQGADAYISPSWYESKAEHGRVVPTWNYSTAHVYGRLVIHDDPAWLAGQVRRLTELHEAQFEHPWAVDDAPERFVAGQLRAIVGIELVITRIEAKQKLSQNRPDGDIDGVVAGLDAGGQSAMAADVAQARRDKEPEAQAG from the coding sequence ATGTACACCCCAAGCCACTTTGCCGCCAGCACGGACGCCGTCCGGAACCTACTCGCCCGGCCGGCAGCAGCCAACCTGATCACCATGACCCCGCACGGCCTGCTCGCCACGCTGCTGCCTTTCACCTTCGATCCCTCGGTCGGTGACCTCGGCGCGCTGCACGGGCACCTTGCCCGGAACAACACCCAGTGGTCCGAACCCGTCACCGGAGAAGCGCTCGTCATCGTCCAGGGCGCCGACGCCTACATCTCGCCGTCCTGGTACGAATCCAAAGCCGAGCACGGGCGCGTCGTACCGACGTGGAACTACTCCACGGCCCACGTCTATGGCCGCCTCGTGATCCACGATGACCCCGCCTGGCTTGCGGGGCAGGTGCGGCGGCTGACGGAGCTCCACGAGGCGCAGTTCGAACACCCGTGGGCTGTGGACGACGCCCCGGAGCGCTTTGTCGCCGGCCAGCTTCGCGCCATCGTCGGCATCGAACTGGTCATCACCAGGATCGAAGCGAAACAGAAACTCAGCCAGAACCGGCCGGACGGGGATATTGACGGCGTCGTGGCAGGACTCGACGCGGGAGGCCAATCAGCGATGGCTGCCGACGTCGCGCAGGCCAGGCGGGACAAAGAGCCCGAAGCACAGGCGGGTTAA
- a CDS encoding phosphotransferase, giving the protein MSWSSPIPLSATDGTGTTWQILRAWPYTTPGDYTLEVRTSGRPGVRGARLRDGSFELVPLDDPRLPALRAAAEQGVIVRYMPYKRAVVSAEGRYIKVFRRGNAAVPAERCAQMDVLLEAGAFVAPGIISRSSQDVLVFSAIPGPTLYELGEDGSPAGDGPFARAWERWSQAWVAQVAGLHGPAQQAVLDSLPLRSAETQAADAWRRVERWLRHYQDVPGLSFERRTLLARAEQVAANLLRTPPDPLVWAHADLHDKQIIASPGASPPGLLDFDGISRAEAALDLANVDAHLELHQRQGLLAPSRYLTAHTQVLAAAEELLVSPERFRAYSDALWLRLASSPLPGRLSLALGVLAERADQVPQNVR; this is encoded by the coding sequence ATGAGCTGGTCCTCCCCCATCCCCCTGTCGGCCACGGACGGAACCGGCACCACCTGGCAGATCCTGCGGGCATGGCCGTATACGACGCCGGGAGATTACACCCTGGAGGTCCGTACGTCCGGCCGGCCGGGGGTCCGGGGAGCCCGGTTGCGGGACGGGAGCTTTGAACTTGTCCCGCTGGACGATCCGCGCCTGCCTGCCTTGCGCGCTGCAGCCGAGCAGGGGGTGATCGTCCGGTACATGCCGTACAAGCGGGCGGTTGTCAGCGCGGAGGGCCGCTACATCAAGGTCTTCCGGCGCGGCAACGCGGCCGTACCGGCGGAACGTTGCGCCCAGATGGACGTACTGCTTGAGGCCGGCGCTTTCGTAGCACCCGGAATCATCAGCCGGAGCTCCCAGGACGTCCTCGTCTTCAGCGCCATCCCTGGGCCCACCCTGTACGAGCTCGGCGAGGATGGCTCACCGGCGGGCGATGGACCGTTCGCCCGGGCGTGGGAGAGATGGTCGCAGGCCTGGGTAGCGCAGGTGGCCGGCCTCCATGGCCCCGCGCAGCAAGCCGTCCTCGACAGTCTCCCGCTCCGCTCGGCCGAGACCCAGGCGGCGGACGCGTGGCGGCGGGTGGAGCGTTGGCTGCGCCATTATCAGGATGTCCCGGGGCTCTCGTTCGAACGCAGGACCCTGCTTGCCAGGGCGGAACAGGTGGCGGCGAACCTGCTGCGGACGCCGCCTGATCCGCTGGTTTGGGCGCATGCTGACCTCCACGACAAGCAGATCATCGCCAGCCCCGGCGCGTCCCCGCCCGGATTGCTGGATTTCGACGGGATATCCCGGGCCGAGGCCGCCCTTGACCTCGCCAACGTCGACGCCCATCTTGAGCTTCACCAGCGGCAGGGACTGCTGGCACCCTCCCGCTACCTGACGGCCCACACGCAGGTGCTGGCTGCCGCCGAGGAGCTGCTGGTCAGCCCGGAGAGGTTCCGTGCCTACTCGGACGCCCTCTGGCTCCGGCTGGCATCCTCCCCCCTGCCGGGCCGCCTATCCCTGGCCCTCGGCGTCCTGGCCGAGCGGGCGGATCAGGTTCCGCAGAACGTCCGGTAG
- a CDS encoding YdiU family protein, protein MSRTAESIVAFNGHFARELAEMALPWKGEEAPNPELLVLNEPLAASLGLDPASLHDSEGLQLLTGNLVPQGATPVAQAYAGHQFGWYAPRLGDGRALLLGEIADVDGRLVDVHLKGSGRTPFARNGDGRAVVGPMLREYIVSEAMHALGIPTTRSLAVVATGRSVQRESLQPGAVLTRVASSHLRVGSFQYARATGNLDLLRRLADHAIARHYAAAAEAEHPYLAMFQAVIAAQAELVAQWMLVGFVHGVMNTDNMTISGETIDYGPCAFMEAFDPAAVYSSIDDAGRYAYGNQPLAAEWNLSRLAEALLPLLHDDEEQAVALAVDSLGAFRRTYSAAWSAGMAAKLGLSSGPDDEATSALVDDVLVLLREGQVDYTSFFRRLGAAARGQADAARSMFPDPAGFDAWAARWRALGPDADVMDRVNPVYIPRNHLVEEALAAATGGDLEPLYRLLDAVVSPFDERPGLERFAAAAPESFGSYRTFCGT, encoded by the coding sequence ATGAGCCGCACAGCCGAGTCCATTGTTGCCTTCAACGGTCACTTCGCCCGGGAACTGGCCGAAATGGCCCTTCCCTGGAAGGGCGAGGAAGCCCCGAACCCGGAGCTGCTAGTCCTCAACGAGCCGCTGGCCGCCAGCCTCGGCTTGGACCCGGCCTCCCTGCACGATTCCGAGGGCCTGCAGCTGCTGACCGGGAACCTCGTCCCCCAAGGTGCCACTCCGGTGGCGCAGGCCTATGCCGGACACCAGTTCGGCTGGTACGCCCCGCGCCTCGGGGACGGGCGCGCGCTCCTGCTGGGGGAGATCGCCGACGTCGACGGGCGCCTTGTTGACGTACATCTCAAAGGCTCGGGACGCACCCCGTTCGCCCGGAACGGCGACGGCCGTGCCGTCGTCGGCCCGATGCTGCGCGAATACATCGTCAGTGAGGCGATGCACGCCTTGGGCATTCCCACCACCCGGTCCCTCGCCGTGGTGGCGACGGGGCGTTCGGTGCAGCGCGAGAGCCTGCAGCCAGGAGCTGTGCTCACCAGGGTCGCGAGCAGCCATCTGCGCGTGGGCAGCTTCCAGTACGCCCGCGCCACCGGCAACCTGGACCTCCTGCGCCGCCTCGCCGATCATGCCATTGCCCGCCACTACGCAGCCGCCGCGGAGGCTGAGCACCCGTACCTCGCGATGTTCCAGGCCGTGATAGCGGCCCAGGCCGAGCTGGTGGCGCAGTGGATGCTCGTCGGCTTTGTCCACGGGGTGATGAACACGGACAACATGACCATCTCGGGTGAGACGATCGACTACGGGCCGTGTGCCTTCATGGAGGCCTTCGATCCGGCCGCCGTCTACAGCTCAATCGACGACGCCGGGCGGTACGCCTACGGGAACCAGCCGCTGGCGGCCGAGTGGAACCTCAGCCGCCTCGCGGAGGCCCTCCTTCCCCTCCTCCACGACGACGAGGAGCAGGCCGTTGCGCTCGCTGTCGACTCCCTCGGTGCGTTCCGCCGGACCTACAGCGCCGCCTGGTCGGCCGGCATGGCGGCCAAGCTCGGGCTGTCCAGCGGTCCCGACGACGAGGCGACCTCGGCCCTGGTTGATGACGTTCTCGTCCTCCTGCGGGAGGGACAGGTTGACTACACGTCGTTCTTCCGCCGTCTCGGCGCCGCCGCCCGGGGACAGGCCGACGCCGCGCGGAGCATGTTCCCGGACCCGGCAGGATTTGACGCCTGGGCGGCGCGCTGGCGTGCCCTAGGACCGGACGCCGATGTGATGGACCGGGTCAACCCCGTCTACATTCCGCGCAACCACCTCGTCGAAGAGGCTCTTGCCGCCGCGACCGGCGGTGACCTCGAGCCGCTGTACCGGCTCTTGGATGCGGTGGTTTCCCCCTTCGACGAGCGCCCCGGCCTCGAGCGGTTTGCCGCTGCCGCGCCGGAAAGCTTCGGGTCCTACCGGACGTTCTGCGGAACCTGA